In Deinococcus taeanensis, one DNA window encodes the following:
- a CDS encoding ATP-binding protein, with protein sequence MPHLIWAADDQGRTLQGNAAWRAYTGEGALSGTVSVTALLAPEAQSALSARLADQEPFELELSLRGADGVPHGFRLNGERAAAGPGGASAWVLTAMNIDDLLQERQRSAQLQSMIDASPNCIKVLDLEARLLSMNEGGQATLEIDDFDVCRNLLWLDFWDGPTRTVVQDALDRARQGEPVTFEAARATFKGTPKWWRITVAPLYDAEGRIHQLSAVSRDITATKAAQEALAALDAFVAFTEVAGAGTDVLLLAQHAVEVLRSTLGNVSVVYYTLQGELWKAQVWSADLAPETAAVLAAGVPVTAPSYAQALQTAQPVFAAGWNAAAQGVDHTGEYGAGALFPCFVDGRPHGLLGLGTRQAEELTKREQAVFRAVGRSLTLALERADAAQQLIDQRTELEARTRALEGFAALLQDLTVQSDRTVLLRRAMELVRQLIPVGYASYYQQQGTRWFSMVRVGAVGSTPLQTVINAGLPVGRTPSLDVPCETKEAWFQDSYDPARDVDVTLVQHVRTVATLPVVVDGRVDGIFSVVLFEARPWSAADRTVLSTVAHSLGLALDMSQGVMHLAEERRKLEAANEELEAFAYSVSHDLRTPVRHIMGFASLLRKHLGGGLDEKTARYLSVIADGAGRMNTLIDAMLDLSRTSRQPLRVTPVDLGRLVERVKLDLQPDLVGREVRWTVRSLPMVMGDPDMLHQVVENLLSNALKYSRDRDEVTIEIWAEERPAEWAVFVRDNGAGFDPRYGNKLFTVFQRLHRQEEFEGVGVGLANVRRIIHRHGGDVAATGQPGQGATFSFTLPRP encoded by the coding sequence GTGCCGCACCTGATCTGGGCGGCTGACGACCAGGGCCGGACGCTGCAGGGGAACGCCGCCTGGCGCGCCTACACCGGGGAGGGGGCGCTGTCTGGCACTGTCAGCGTCACCGCGCTGCTGGCGCCTGAAGCGCAGTCTGCCCTGAGCGCCCGGCTGGCGGATCAGGAGCCGTTCGAGCTGGAACTCAGCCTGCGCGGCGCCGATGGTGTCCCGCACGGGTTCCGGCTGAATGGGGAGCGCGCCGCCGCAGGGCCGGGCGGCGCCTCCGCCTGGGTGCTGACGGCGATGAACATCGACGATCTGCTGCAGGAACGTCAGCGCAGCGCCCAGTTGCAGAGCATGATCGACGCGAGCCCCAACTGCATCAAGGTGCTGGACCTGGAAGCCCGCCTGCTGTCCATGAACGAAGGTGGCCAGGCCACCCTGGAAATTGATGATTTCGACGTGTGCCGCAACCTGCTGTGGCTGGATTTCTGGGACGGACCCACCCGCACGGTGGTTCAGGACGCGCTGGACCGGGCGCGTCAGGGCGAGCCGGTGACCTTCGAGGCGGCGCGCGCCACTTTCAAGGGCACGCCGAAGTGGTGGCGGATTACCGTTGCGCCGCTGTATGACGCCGAAGGCCGCATTCATCAGCTCAGCGCGGTGTCGCGGGACATCACCGCGACGAAGGCGGCCCAGGAAGCTCTGGCGGCACTGGACGCCTTCGTGGCGTTCACTGAGGTGGCCGGCGCGGGCACCGATGTTCTGCTGCTGGCCCAGCATGCCGTGGAGGTGCTGCGCAGCACGCTGGGAAACGTCAGCGTCGTGTACTACACCCTGCAGGGTGAGCTGTGGAAGGCGCAGGTGTGGTCCGCGGACCTCGCGCCTGAAACGGCAGCAGTCCTGGCGGCAGGCGTTCCAGTCACCGCTCCGAGCTACGCGCAGGCCCTTCAGACGGCCCAGCCGGTGTTCGCCGCCGGGTGGAACGCGGCGGCGCAGGGTGTCGACCACACCGGTGAGTACGGCGCCGGGGCGCTCTTTCCCTGCTTCGTGGATGGGCGGCCGCACGGGCTGCTGGGGCTGGGCACCCGGCAGGCCGAGGAGCTGACCAAGCGTGAGCAGGCGGTGTTCCGCGCGGTCGGGCGGAGCCTGACGCTCGCCCTGGAACGCGCGGACGCCGCGCAACAGCTGATTGACCAGCGAACCGAACTGGAGGCCCGCACCCGGGCGCTGGAAGGGTTTGCGGCGCTGCTCCAGGACCTGACGGTTCAATCTGACCGGACCGTGCTGCTGCGCCGGGCCATGGAACTGGTGCGGCAGCTCATTCCCGTGGGCTACGCCTCGTACTACCAGCAGCAGGGCACACGCTGGTTTTCCATGGTGCGGGTGGGCGCGGTCGGTTCCACGCCACTGCAGACCGTCATCAACGCCGGGCTGCCGGTGGGCCGGACGCCCAGCCTGGACGTGCCCTGCGAAACGAAAGAAGCGTGGTTCCAGGACAGCTATGACCCGGCGCGGGACGTGGACGTCACCCTGGTGCAGCACGTGCGGACGGTGGCAACGCTGCCGGTGGTGGTGGACGGCCGGGTGGACGGCATCTTCAGTGTGGTCCTGTTCGAGGCCCGTCCCTGGAGTGCAGCGGACCGGACCGTGCTGAGCACCGTTGCCCACAGTCTGGGCCTCGCGCTGGACATGTCCCAGGGCGTCATGCACCTGGCCGAGGAACGCCGCAAGCTCGAAGCGGCCAACGAGGAACTCGAGGCGTTCGCGTATTCGGTCTCGCACGACCTGCGTACCCCGGTGCGGCACATCATGGGCTTCGCGTCCCTGCTGCGCAAACATCTCGGTGGGGGCCTGGACGAGAAAACCGCCCGGTACCTCAGTGTGATTGCGGACGGGGCCGGACGCATGAACACCCTGATCGACGCGATGCTGGATCTGTCGCGCACGTCCCGTCAGCCCCTGCGCGTCACGCCCGTGGATCTCGGGCGGCTCGTCGAGCGGGTGAAGCTGGACCTGCAACCGGACCTGGTGGGGCGTGAGGTCCGCTGGACGGTCCGGTCGCTGCCCATGGTGATGGGGGACCCGGACATGCTGCATCAGGTAGTGGAGAACCTGCTGTCCAACGCCCTGAAATACAGCCGGGACCGGGATGAGGTGACCATCGAGATCTGGGCTGAGGAGCGGCCAGCAGAGTGGGCCGTATTCGTGCGGGACAACGGCGCAGGTTTCGATCCGCGGTACGGCAACAAGCTGTTCACCGTATTTCAGAGACTGCACCGGCAGGAGGAGTTCGAAGGGGTCGGCGTGGGCCTGGCAAACGTGCGGCGCATCATTCACCGGCACGGGGGGGACGTCGCTGCGACAGGCCAGCCCGGGCAGGGCGCGACGTTCAGCTTCACCCTACCCCGGCCGTGA
- a CDS encoding GGDEF domain-containing protein → MPSGPALQLNFDREQRRWLLRLALLGTLVQAVTAGYLLATTHNDPRATQAVLGLVLTVALSVVTSLPHLPVRAVQRSSVGLLLGWLLMNVLSVLVTHRPITSGMLLHLTMLSLLAFSWTPARWAILVSAVGYGAVCLATVSSRVPDFPGLLLTGFLLPLIWMVTTRGYAVTRERLRSDALQELAATDELTGLHNRRAGQARLMALADLWADAPDRLSVLLLDLDHFKSINDALGHSRGDHVLRRVAELLQDAARPGEVVRWGGEEFLVILSGLTPAEALRVGEEILTLLRSVNLTDIRPLTFSGGLASLSEALTMSAVLELADQRLYQAKHAGRDRLMA, encoded by the coding sequence ATGCCATCCGGGCCTGCGTTGCAACTGAATTTCGATCGTGAGCAGCGCCGGTGGCTGTTGAGACTGGCGCTGCTCGGGACGCTGGTGCAGGCGGTCACGGCAGGCTACCTGCTTGCCACGACCCACAACGACCCCCGGGCGACGCAGGCGGTGCTCGGGCTGGTCCTGACCGTGGCCCTGAGCGTCGTGACGTCCCTGCCGCATCTTCCGGTCCGGGCTGTGCAGCGCAGCAGTGTGGGGTTGCTGCTGGGCTGGCTGCTCATGAACGTCCTCAGCGTTCTGGTCACGCACCGACCCATCACCTCCGGCATGCTGCTCCACCTGACGATGCTGAGTCTGCTGGCCTTTTCGTGGACGCCAGCGCGGTGGGCGATCCTGGTGTCAGCCGTGGGGTACGGCGCGGTGTGTCTGGCCACCGTGAGTTCACGCGTTCCTGACTTTCCGGGTCTGTTGCTGACGGGTTTTCTGCTGCCTCTGATCTGGATGGTCACCACCCGCGGTTACGCCGTGACCCGGGAGCGGCTCCGCAGTGACGCCCTTCAGGAACTGGCGGCGACGGACGAGCTGACCGGACTGCACAACCGCCGCGCGGGCCAGGCCCGTCTGATGGCGCTGGCGGATCTGTGGGCAGACGCTCCGGACCGGTTGAGCGTTCTGCTGCTGGACCTGGATCACTTCAAGAGCATCAATGACGCGTTGGGGCACAGCCGCGGCGACCATGTGCTACGGCGTGTTGCGGAGCTGCTTCAGGACGCGGCCCGGCCGGGCGAGGTGGTGCGGTGGGGTGGGGAGGAGTTCCTGGTGATCCTCTCCGGCTTAACGCCTGCCGAGGCCCTGCGGGTGGGAGAGGAGATCCTCACCCTCCTGCGGTCGGTCAACCTGACGGATATTCGTCCCCTGACGTTCAGCGGCGGTCTGGCGTCATTGAGCGAAGCGTTGACCATGAGTGCCGTGCTGGAACTGGCGGATCAACGGCTGTACCAGGCCAAACATGCAGGCCGGGACCGGCTGATGGCCTGA
- a CDS encoding type II toxin-antitoxin system PemK/MazF family toxin — translation MYLAGPAPAWSSEADQRRPVVIVSTDSLNRTIDGLGARAVTVVPVTSTVTRIHDFQVLLPADLTGPDQDGKAQVSSAQSASAAWAARPSGGSRQT, via the coding sequence CTGTACCTCGCCGGCCCCGCCCCCGCCTGGTCCAGCGAAGCCGATCAGCGGCGACCTGTCGTGATCGTCAGCACCGACAGCCTCAACCGCACCATCGACGGCCTCGGGGCCCGCGCCGTGACCGTGGTGCCTGTCACGTCAACTGTCACCCGGATCCACGACTTCCAGGTTCTGCTTCCCGCGGACCTGACCGGGCCCGATCAGGACGGCAAAGCGCAGGTGAGCTCCGCACAGTCAGCTTCAGCCGCCTGGGCCGCGCGCCCATCGGGTGGCTCCCGTCAGACCTGA
- a CDS encoding trypsin-like serine protease: MPVTRNRWLLGALLSVTAALTSCGTGPAAGVPADQALHAQVISGQRDGTAHPNVALLVFYNADNQAMFRCTGTLVDANTVLTAGHCTADEPGAEIAYVRAYFDPEVDRTLIRTNTGGYVGDAVAHPLYGTGFPNTYDIGVVELGANVVGIEPATIAPEGTLDSLATGRGQQDVTFLIVGYGLQGVKPVGLAELVRYSGNVQLVNLRSALTGGYNLHLTSNAGKGTGGSGLCFGDSGGAVFYGKEELIVAVNSFVLNQQCQGAGFSYRTDTDVAQDFLAAYVDGLTAD; this comes from the coding sequence ATGCCTGTCACGCGCAACCGTTGGCTTCTCGGTGCTCTTCTCTCGGTGACGGCGGCCCTGACCTCCTGCGGCACAGGACCCGCCGCGGGTGTGCCCGCAGACCAGGCCCTTCACGCCCAGGTCATCTCTGGCCAGCGCGACGGCACCGCACATCCCAACGTCGCCCTGCTCGTGTTCTACAACGCGGACAACCAGGCCATGTTCCGCTGCACCGGCACGCTCGTAGATGCCAATACCGTCCTGACCGCGGGCCACTGCACAGCGGATGAACCTGGCGCAGAAATCGCTTACGTCCGCGCCTACTTCGACCCGGAAGTCGACCGCACGCTGATCCGGACGAATACCGGTGGGTACGTGGGGGACGCGGTCGCTCATCCGTTGTACGGCACGGGTTTCCCGAACACCTACGACATAGGCGTCGTGGAGCTGGGGGCGAACGTCGTCGGGATCGAGCCGGCGACCATTGCGCCGGAAGGGACCCTCGACAGCCTGGCCACCGGGCGCGGCCAGCAGGACGTCACCTTCTTGATTGTCGGGTATGGACTGCAAGGGGTTAAACCTGTCGGCCTGGCTGAACTGGTCCGCTACTCCGGCAACGTGCAGCTGGTCAATCTCCGCAGTGCCTTGACGGGAGGTTACAACCTGCACCTCACCAGCAATGCCGGCAAAGGAACAGGCGGGAGCGGCTTGTGTTTCGGCGACTCTGGCGGGGCCGTGTTCTATGGAAAGGAGGAACTGATCGTGGCGGTGAACTCCTTTGTGCTGAACCAGCAATGTCAGGGAGCGGGCTTCTCCTACCGCACCGATACTGACGTCGCCCAGGATTTCCTGGCGGCGTACGTGGATGGCCTAACGGCCGACTGA
- a CDS encoding transposase: MGKQRKTWSTDVKEAIVLSVLRGELGVAEAARQHGANESLIHTWKTQFLEAGRARLSGDRPDQGVTILERENDRLKRIVAEKELELDIARKVRRL, encoded by the coding sequence ATGGGGAAACAGCGAAAAACCTGGAGCACCGACGTCAAAGAAGCCATCGTCCTCAGCGTGCTGCGGGGCGAACTCGGAGTCGCGGAGGCAGCCCGTCAGCATGGAGCCAACGAGAGCCTGATCCACACCTGGAAAACACAGTTTCTGGAGGCGGGCCGTGCCCGCCTCTCTGGTGACCGACCAGACCAGGGCGTGACCATCCTGGAACGGGAGAATGACCGTCTCAAACGCATCGTGGCCGAAAAGGAACTGGAGCTCGATATTGCGCGAAAAGTGCGACGGCTCTGA
- a CDS encoding integrase core domain-containing protein — protein sequence MRDHQHSAPARCAKQQHRDALYEKVRQAALQHPTSGYRLLYQELKAQGEEIGLHKIRVALGELHLHPPLPRKTRKPSPKVSAPQDWPEGRRVQIDATRLSLPDGVCWIYFVLDVTSRVVLASRVVRSLSMHLAKLTLDEAVAVLRAQGHHKRILVQSDGGSDFTSDLFQQGCLMYGNWVRCKVSQPGGTGILERLNRTYKYQFAFRQDWQSMADVRAAMPDFHRWYNHERRHSALGYATPWSTLTLSANARNAA from the coding sequence ATGCGGGACCATCAGCACAGCGCGCCCGCGCGCTGTGCCAAGCAGCAGCACCGTGACGCACTGTACGAGAAGGTACGCCAGGCGGCGTTGCAGCATCCAACGTCTGGATACCGGCTGCTGTATCAGGAACTCAAAGCTCAGGGCGAAGAGATTGGCCTGCACAAGATCCGTGTCGCACTCGGCGAATTGCACCTTCACCCACCGCTGCCTCGAAAGACCCGGAAACCTTCCCCGAAGGTTTCCGCACCACAAGACTGGCCGGAAGGTCGACGGGTGCAGATTGACGCGACACGGCTGTCGCTGCCCGACGGGGTCTGTTGGATTTACTTCGTGCTGGACGTTACCTCGCGGGTGGTGCTGGCCAGCCGGGTGGTACGGAGCCTGTCGATGCACCTCGCCAAACTGACGCTCGACGAGGCGGTCGCCGTGCTGCGTGCTCAGGGCCACCACAAGCGCATCCTGGTCCAGAGTGATGGAGGCAGTGATTTCACCAGTGACCTCTTTCAACAGGGCTGTTTGATGTACGGCAACTGGGTGCGCTGCAAAGTGTCTCAGCCGGGAGGAACCGGTATCCTCGAACGCCTCAACCGGACCTACAAATACCAGTTCGCCTTCCGCCAGGACTGGCAGTCCATGGCCGATGTCCGGGCCGCCATGCCGGACTTTCACCGCTGGTACAACCACGAGCGCCGTCATTCGGCGCTCGGCTACGCCACGCCTTGGTCTACACTCACCTTATCGGCGAATGCTCGCAACGCCGCTTGA
- a CDS encoding carboxymuconolactone decarboxylase family protein encodes MSRVSAPSCLPWMARLASRVLAWRFGKPFPTIALLSHHPAYPLPYLFMAGIYTNGATQLNPTTKALASHLVAQLNGCAFCIDLGQRVARDKGLDAIKMRWVLAFRERPEYSPAERAALQYAWEATQVTAQVNDETYATLTRFYSEREIIELTVAVATENFFNRLTGPLKIESQDFCGLTDGPL; translated from the coding sequence ATGTCCCGCGTCTCCGCTCCATCCTGCCTCCCCTGGATGGCCAGGCTCGCATCGCGCGTGCTGGCTTGGCGGTTCGGAAAACCTTTTCCGACCATCGCGCTGCTCAGTCACCACCCGGCCTACCCTCTGCCGTACCTGTTTATGGCAGGCATCTACACAAATGGTGCTACACAGCTGAATCCCACGACGAAAGCCCTCGCGTCCCATCTGGTGGCGCAGCTCAACGGGTGTGCATTCTGCATTGATCTCGGCCAGCGGGTCGCGCGTGACAAGGGTCTTGACGCTATCAAAATGAGATGGGTCCTGGCCTTCCGTGAGCGGCCTGAGTACAGTCCGGCCGAGCGCGCCGCGCTGCAATACGCATGGGAAGCCACGCAGGTCACCGCCCAGGTCAACGATGAAACCTACGCTACCCTCACCCGCTTTTACAGTGAGCGGGAGATCATCGAGCTGACCGTCGCTGTGGCCACGGAAAATTTCTTCAACCGTCTGACGGGTCCATTGAAGATCGAGAGCCAGGATTTCTGCGGCCTGACAGATGGGCCGCTGTGA
- a CDS encoding TetR/AcrR family transcriptional regulator, which yields MNVQPKGAVMALTGPPPRDTHRTRKAILHAATHLFAESGYAATGLQQIADAAGVARATPSYFFRSKAGLWKAVLEEQNQLAAHIAPTAFQLAGAQPDRAALIAALVDVTLDFHIAHPEFLRLVQWSELQGNTLINEVRAHHVAVATAVHAVDAVLRGGALEQEDVRQMVLSVLGVCYAHLIFGQTLAAALNLSVNDPAFQVERRVHLKRLLLSASR from the coding sequence ATGAACGTTCAGCCAAAAGGAGCTGTAATGGCACTGACCGGACCGCCCCCTCGCGATACCCACCGCACCAGAAAAGCCATCCTCCACGCCGCCACCCACCTGTTTGCCGAGTCTGGATATGCTGCGACAGGCCTGCAGCAGATCGCTGATGCTGCAGGTGTGGCCCGGGCTACACCCAGCTACTTCTTCCGCTCCAAGGCCGGGCTATGGAAAGCAGTGCTGGAAGAACAGAATCAGCTGGCTGCCCACATCGCTCCGACCGCCTTTCAGCTGGCCGGAGCGCAGCCGGACCGCGCCGCGCTGATTGCCGCATTGGTGGATGTCACGCTGGACTTCCATATCGCACATCCAGAATTTCTGCGGCTGGTGCAATGGTCTGAACTTCAGGGCAATACGCTGATCAACGAGGTACGGGCGCATCACGTCGCTGTAGCGACGGCAGTTCACGCGGTCGATGCCGTATTGCGCGGTGGAGCGCTGGAGCAAGAAGACGTTCGGCAGATGGTGCTGTCCGTTCTCGGCGTGTGCTACGCCCACCTGATCTTCGGGCAGACGCTCGCCGCAGCCCTGAATCTCAGTGTGAACGACCCTGCATTTCAGGTTGAGCGGCGCGTCCACCTCAAGCGGCTGCTGCTCTCTGCCTCTCGCTGA
- a CDS encoding MerR family transcriptional regulator — MRQAGNDGRLSIGQLASISQISVKTLRYYDEEDIFKPAHIDEQSRYRYYSPAQVEQARMLQNLRFAQVPLEDLREFMRDPTPEHQTRLFNRHIERLRTEVHHLNRGIRSLARRRDY, encoded by the coding sequence ATGAGGCAGGCAGGCAACGACGGTCGGCTCAGCATCGGGCAGTTGGCCAGCATCAGCCAGATCAGTGTCAAAACGTTACGGTATTACGACGAGGAAGACATTTTCAAACCTGCCCACATCGATGAGCAGAGCCGGTACCGGTACTACTCGCCAGCACAGGTGGAACAGGCCCGAATGTTGCAGAACCTGCGCTTTGCCCAGGTGCCTCTCGAGGATCTGCGTGAGTTTATGCGTGACCCCACGCCGGAGCATCAGACACGACTGTTCAATCGGCACATCGAACGCTTGAGGACGGAAGTACACCATCTGAACAGAGGGATTAGGTCCCTGGCCCGGCGGCGCGATTATTGA
- a CDS encoding HAD family hydrolase — MRRLLALDLDGTLLRSDGTLGCRTRAALGQAQRLDWVVFPVTARPTRTVLPLAQQEGWPEAACCNGAVVVAIDGTVLTSTPLERPSVTAFMGAARAQLPGIAFAAEWGTHLRAEPRYAALRHGAQAPRSEAPAPFRLVPDGPAPLKIMVRHPRWSGPELSERLGPLTPPLGLSVTCSATGFAELTDGRASKVRATQEACRRHGIDQHSVVAFGDMPADADLLQWAGHGVAVGNAHPHVLGVADEVTATNDEEGVAQVIERLMWSEGPHQAGGAQR, encoded by the coding sequence ATGCGGCGACTGCTGGCTCTGGACCTGGACGGTACGCTGCTGCGTTCAGACGGCACTCTGGGCTGCCGAACACGCGCCGCTCTGGGTCAGGCCCAGCGCCTGGACTGGGTTGTTTTTCCCGTCACTGCCCGCCCCACCCGGACCGTCCTTCCCCTGGCGCAGCAGGAGGGCTGGCCGGAGGCGGCGTGTTGCAACGGCGCTGTCGTGGTGGCCATCGACGGAACGGTGCTGACCTCCACTCCGCTGGAACGGCCCTCGGTCACGGCATTCATGGGGGCGGCCCGCGCGCAGCTGCCCGGGATCGCGTTCGCGGCCGAGTGGGGAACGCACCTGCGAGCCGAGCCCCGGTATGCTGCGCTTCGGCACGGGGCGCAGGCGCCTCGCAGCGAGGCGCCTGCGCCCTTCAGGCTGGTGCCGGATGGACCCGCCCCCCTCAAGATCATGGTCCGTCATCCCAGGTGGAGTGGTCCGGAGCTGAGTGAGCGGCTCGGACCCCTGACGCCGCCGCTGGGCCTCTCGGTGACCTGCTCGGCCACCGGGTTCGCGGAGCTGACCGATGGTCGCGCGTCCAAGGTCCGCGCGACGCAGGAGGCGTGCCGGCGGCATGGAATTGACCAGCACTCGGTGGTGGCCTTTGGCGATATGCCCGCCGACGCCGATCTCCTGCAGTGGGCCGGTCATGGGGTCGCGGTCGGCAACGCGCACCCGCACGTTCTGGGGGTCGCGGACGAGGTGACGGCGACCAACGATGAGGAAGGCGTCGCGCAGGTCATTGAGCGCCTCATGTGGTCTGAAGGGCCGCATCAGGCGGGCGGGGCCCAGCGATGA
- a CDS encoding DUF6745 domain-containing protein, with translation MTGRMPASEARARLLQGQVSGPLQFKGKLDLSGETGLKRLPEGLSGDVLDISDTGVTALPETMQVGELVARNLPVTRLPPGVQVMFRLTLDGCTHLSELPEDLSVGSLNLQDCLSLEVLPEGLDVCFLNVSRCDALSRWPEQGRVRYGHLNARDCLSLRALPHWLTQIAQLDVSGCRGITALPRGLRINGWLDVAGSGLTALPPEQQIPLRWRGVRIDARVAFEPETLTGAEVLAQPNTEVRRVMMERMGYERFLSQVGAEVLDRDRDAGGERILVRVALDGDEPFVAVSVACPSTARRYVLRVPPTVRTAHAASAWLAGFDDPALYHPAIEA, from the coding sequence ATGACCGGGCGGATGCCGGCCAGCGAGGCCCGGGCCCGGCTGCTCCAGGGCCAGGTCAGTGGGCCACTTCAGTTCAAGGGGAAACTCGACCTCAGCGGCGAGACGGGCCTGAAGAGGCTCCCCGAAGGGCTCAGTGGCGACGTGCTCGATATCAGTGACACGGGCGTCACAGCCCTGCCGGAAACGATGCAGGTGGGCGAGCTGGTGGCCCGCAATCTGCCCGTCACCCGCCTGCCCCCCGGCGTCCAGGTCATGTTCCGCCTGACCCTGGACGGCTGCACGCACCTGAGTGAGTTGCCAGAAGACCTCTCAGTGGGTTCGCTCAACCTGCAGGACTGCCTGTCGCTCGAAGTCCTGCCTGAAGGGCTCGACGTCTGTTTTCTGAACGTGAGCCGCTGTGACGCCCTGAGCCGCTGGCCGGAGCAGGGCCGCGTCCGCTATGGCCACCTGAACGCCCGGGACTGCCTGAGCCTGCGCGCGTTGCCCCACTGGCTGACCCAGATCGCGCAGCTCGACGTGTCGGGCTGCCGCGGCATCACCGCCCTTCCACGGGGGCTGCGCATCAACGGCTGGCTGGACGTGGCCGGCAGCGGGCTCACGGCGCTGCCCCCCGAACAGCAGATCCCTCTGCGCTGGCGGGGCGTGCGGATTGACGCGCGCGTCGCGTTCGAGCCCGAGACGCTGACCGGCGCCGAAGTGCTGGCCCAGCCGAACACCGAGGTGCGGCGGGTGATGATGGAGCGCATGGGGTACGAGCGGTTCCTCAGTCAGGTGGGGGCCGAGGTGCTTGACCGGGACCGCGACGCGGGCGGCGAACGGATCCTCGTCCGTGTGGCGCTGGACGGTGACGAGCCGTTCGTCGCCGTCAGTGTGGCGTGCCCGTCCACTGCCCGGCGCTACGTGCTGCGTGTGCCGCCCACGGTGCGCACCGCCCACGCCGCCTCGGCCTGGCTGGCCGGCTTTGACGACCCGGCCCTGTACCACCCGGCTATCGAGGCATAA
- a CDS encoding STM4011 family radical SAM protein, whose translation MGVARPQHLSVLYRGPLSSCNYACGYCPFAKHVESPEEHRADAQALARFLAWAADQACALSVLFTPWGEALVRPRYQEAVTRLSHLPQLRQVAIQTNLSGHLAWLEDAGRDKVGLWATYHPGEVTRERFLGRCAELDRLGVRYSVGVVGRRSHLGEIEALRSALRPEVYLWVNAFKVGPGYYTPEDLARLRAVDPLFEVNTRRYPSRGQACGAGESAISVDGDGTVRRCHFIARPLGNLYAQPVAELLRPRPCSRPTCECHIGYVHLPALGAEEMYGPGLLARIPEGPAWAEPSAYLARAAQLMPR comes from the coding sequence GTGGGCGTAGCCCGGCCCCAGCACCTGAGCGTGTTGTACCGCGGCCCGCTGAGCAGCTGCAACTACGCCTGCGGGTACTGCCCGTTCGCCAAGCATGTCGAGAGTCCCGAGGAGCACCGGGCGGATGCGCAGGCCCTGGCGCGGTTTCTGGCCTGGGCGGCCGATCAGGCCTGTGCGCTGTCGGTGCTGTTCACGCCCTGGGGCGAGGCGCTGGTCCGGCCACGCTATCAGGAGGCGGTCACCCGGCTGAGTCACCTGCCGCAGCTGCGGCAGGTGGCCATTCAGACGAACCTGAGTGGCCACCTGGCCTGGCTGGAGGACGCCGGGCGCGACAAGGTGGGGCTCTGGGCCACCTATCATCCCGGCGAGGTCACGCGGGAACGGTTTCTGGGCCGCTGCGCCGAACTCGACCGCCTGGGCGTGCGCTACAGCGTCGGCGTGGTGGGTCGCCGCAGCCACCTCGGGGAGATCGAGGCCCTGCGCTCGGCCCTGCGGCCGGAGGTGTACCTCTGGGTCAATGCCTTCAAGGTCGGGCCGGGCTACTACACCCCGGAGGACCTCGCGCGGCTCAGGGCTGTCGATCCACTCTTTGAGGTCAACACCCGCCGCTACCCGTCGCGCGGACAGGCGTGCGGGGCAGGGGAGAGCGCCATCAGCGTGGACGGGGACGGCACGGTTCGCCGCTGCCATTTCATTGCCCGGCCCCTGGGGAACCTGTACGCGCAGCCGGTGGCCGAGCTGCTGCGGCCGAGGCCCTGCAGCCGGCCGACCTGCGAGTGTCATATCGGGTACGTGCACCTCCCGGCGCTGGGGGCGGAGGAGATGTACGGCCCGGGTCTCCTCGCCCGCATTCCGGAAGGGCCCGCCTGGGCCGAGCCCAGCGCGTACCTGGCGCGGGCGGCGCAGCTTATGCCTCGATAG